Proteins from a single region of Thunnus albacares chromosome 14, fThuAlb1.1, whole genome shotgun sequence:
- the rab23 gene encoding ras-related protein Rab-23 — translation MLEEDMEVAIKVVVVGNGAVGKSSMIQRYCKGIFTKDYKKTIGVDFLERQIFVNDEEVRLMLWDTAGQEEFDAITKAYYRGAQACVLVFSTTDRESFQAIDSWREKVEAEVGDIPTVLVQNKIDLLEETVIKNEEAESLAKRLKLRFYRASVKEDLNVNEVFKYLAEKYLQRLKQQTAEETEVVHTTSNKIGVFNTTSSNVCNQSSSNGREVITLRPNKQRTKKSKNPFGSCSLL, via the exons ATGTTGGAGGAGGACATGGAAGTGGCCATCAAGGTGGTCGTGGTGGGCAACGGAGCAGTTGGCAAGTCCAGTATGATCCAACGCTATTGCAAGGGCATCTTCACTAAAGACTACAAAAAGACCATCGGAGTGGACTTTCTCGAAAGGCAAATATT TGTCAATGACGAAGAGGTCCGACTAATGCTGTGGGACACCGCTGGGCAGGAGGAGTTTGACGCTATTACCAAGGCCTACTACCGTG GTGCCCAAGCATGTGTGCTAGTCTTCTCCACCACAGACAGGGAGTCGTTTCAGGCCATCGACAGCTGGAGGGAGAAGGTTGAAGCAGAGGTCGGAGATATTCCCACGGTTCTAGTGCAGAACAAAATTGACCTACTGGAAGAGACTGTTATTAAAAA CGAGGAGGCAGAGTCTTTGGCTAAAAGGCTTAAGCTGAGATTTTACCGAGCTTCGGTGAAGGAGGATCTTAACGTCAACGAGG TTTTTAAGTACTTGGCTGAGAAGTATCTTCAGCGActcaaacagcaaacagcagaggAGACGGAGGTGGTCCATACAACAAGCAATAAAATAG GTGTTTTTAATACTACGAGTAGTAATGTCTGCAACCAGAGCTCCAGCAATGGCAGAGAAGTCATCACTCTGCGACCTAACAAACAAAGGACCAAGAAGAGTAAAAATCCCTTCGGAAGCTGCAGCCTACTCTAg
- the bag2 gene encoding BAG family molecular chaperone regulator 2, translated as MAQAKIQSKMNEPPCSKFSRTLSMADRSGRLLEHLDQLEIRVESLREAASALEQERECILEMIQSTLNSQEILNICAGEREELTLTANRLMGRTLCVEVSVGTIRNSQQEEALRKATSMIDEIVKKLMDNMDGARHQLLALHSACVTEAPPVPIDQKFQAIVISCALEDQKKIKRRLETLLRNVENAEKNIKILDHQKLEDPKANGSQ; from the exons ATGGCTCAAGCAAAAATACAGTCGAAAATGAACGAACCTCCCTGCAGCAAGTTCAGCAGGACACTGTCCATGGCAGACCGCTCCGGGCGACTGCTTGAGCATTTGGATCAGCTGGAAATAAG gGTGGAGTCTTTGCGAGAAGCAGCATCAGCCTTGGAGCAGGAAAGGGAGTGCATCCTGGAAATGATTCAGTCCACTCTAAATAGCCAAGAAATACTCAACATCTGTGCTG gagagagagaagagttgACTTTAACTGCGAACCGTCTAATGGGGCGTACACTGTGTGTGGAGGTCTCTGTTGGTACAATTAGAAACTCCCAGCAGGAGGAGGCTCTGCGCAAGGCCACATCTATGATAGACGAAATTGTCAAGAAGTTAATGGATAACATGGACGGCGCAAGACACCAGCTGCTGGCCCTGCACTCTGCCTGTGTGACCGAGGCACCGCCTGTCCCCATCGACCAGAAGTTTCAGGCCATAGTGATCAGCTGCGCTCTGGAGGACCAGAAGAAGATCAAGCGGAGGCTGGAGACTTTGTTGAGGAATGTTgaaaatgctgaaaagaacaTCAAGATCCTGGATCACCAAAAACTGGAGGACCCAAAAGCCAACGGCAGTCAATAA
- the znf451 gene encoding E3 SUMO-protein ligase ZNF451, whose protein sequence is MSSPIQADEDEVEEEVEFVSEAPLRPVLDCIDLLSDSEDEGCSSYADTLEDKIDRHKAHVTSTLDRLAQQVAQEKRAREDKCKAFKEKQILQKAHGQQELAFSSTNGSHQEAKRCVDMWLKMPGLKPGVISAGSGRRHRPAPFPLNTSTKHTCPVINCGRVYDHASLLDGHLKRFDHSPCDPTVNLKGSPSELFACEACGQYFQTKEAWRKHLESKVSSSSAEGHSITQTYQRIVCFACPACYLLFSLRDECLQHMSAKNHFTESLAMSEPRGRALPVPVPQRAKNRLITLCKDTAFNVRCSLCHKVLTSHQAAQAHFNVHCRQGCAVAKADKTIVQVMKQLQVRGQCSLCCKIFLSQAEMEKHKESTQHDVEVNKTMVRALLQFCRFSEIQRTQRAKETQEKRQSAGFETAFQKRNKKRSEFEEFPAKRQRLGLNGITSRNSTTAWYCECGLQFSEEATASKHLLAVNQIFHQCGVCGKHMGESSITRLHMSRFHGGAHLSNFLFYCRKCKVEMPRYEDILSHVSQVHSGHTFFTEQEVPEELTTIIDDKPSTSSEVTLHSSSKTTVQPDTVEARSSTAAKTWMCRMCEDIFDSEAAVRKHCRDVSSHSFQRFICGHCPQKFFKESTVRRHCTNEHDGQIKSSHFCGLCDSMRFESEGEFLEHYKSLHSKDYYCMDDAEVVQPTVAESTSQPTCSCPCMGSEKSKEEMKAMYTQCMRNLAADGRCQYVCAPCSLSVPSYAQMKTHVHTKHTALNLDKTFDVECKTCQESFTDVPSFHKHYHSRHCALEPCMSSRTCRKDVKAEPTAVKILNAVEIKPETNEIEDETLVKFLNMEQEEKESEANENESNDEMDQALAVSAEERESAELEEALKRSLLEF, encoded by the exons ATGTCTTCTCCAATTCAAGCAGACGAAGATGAGGTGGAGGAAGAAGTGGAGTTTGTATCA GAGGCTCCTCTCAGACCAGTATTGGACTGTATTGATCTGCTGAGCGATAGTGAGGATGAGGGATGTTCATCGTATGCAGACACG CTGGAAGATAAAATCGACCGACATAAAGCGCATGTTACATCTACTCTGGATAGACTCGCGCAGCAGGTGGCCCAAGAGAAACGGGCAAGAGAAGACAAATGTAAAGCTTTCAAG GAGAAACAAATCTTACAAAAAGCACATGGACAGCAGGAGCTGGCTTTCAGTTCCACAAATGGAAGCCATCAGGAAGCAAAGCGTTGTGTAGATATGTGGTTAAAGATGCCAG GTCTTAAACCTGGAGTGATCAGTGCTGGTTCTGGACGGAGACACAGACCTGCTCCTTTCCCCCTAAATACTTCAACTAAACACACTTGTCCGGTTATCAACTGTGGTCGAGTGTATGACCATGCGTCTCTCCTCGACGGTCACTTAAAAAG ATTTGACCACTCCCCTTGCGATCCAACCGTCAATCTTAAAGGAAGTCCATCTGAGCTCTTTGCCTGTGAGGCCTGTGGTCAGTATTTTCAGACTAAAGAAGCGTGGAGGAAACATCTTGAATCTAAG GTGTCCTCATCTAGTGCTGAGGGTCACAGCATCACACAGACCTATCAGCGGATCGTGTGTTTCGCCTGTCCTGCATGCTACCTCCTCTTCAGCCTCCGGGATGAGTGTCTTCAGCACATGTCAGCCAAAAACCACTTCACAGAGTCGCTCGCAATGAGTG AACCCAGAGGAAGAGCACTGCCAGTTCCCGTCCCACAACGTGCTAAGAATCGTCTCATCACTTTGTGCAAGGATACAGCGTTCAATGTCCGGTGTTCTTTATGTCACAAAGTACTTACCTCACATCAGGCTGCTCAAGCTCACTTTAA TGTGCACTGCAGACAGGGCTGTGCGGTAGCCAAGGCTGATAAAACCATAGTGCAGGTAATGAAACAGCTGCAAGTGCGAGGGCAGTGCTCCCTCTGCTGTAAAATCTTCCTCAGCCAAGCTGAAATGGAGAAACACAAAGAATCGACCCAGCATGACGTGGAGGTCAACAAAACAATGGTGAGAGCACTTCTTCAGTTCTGCAGGTTTAGTGAAATTCAACGCACCCAGAGGGCTAAAGAGACTCAGGAGAAGAGGCAGTCCGCTGGCTTTGAAACAGCTTTTcaaaagagaaacaagaagagGAGTGAGTTTGAAGAATTTCCGGCCAAACGGCAGAGACTAGGTTTGAACGGCATCACCAGCAGAAACTCAACAACAGCATGGTACTGCGAGTGTGGTCTGCAGTTCTCAGAGGAAGCCACAGCCAGCAAGCATCTCTTGGCCGTGAACCAGATTTTCCATCAGTGCGGTGTGTGCGGCAAACACATGGGAGAGTCTTCAATTACCCGCCTGCATATGAGTCGCTTTCACGGGGGGGCTCATCTGTCCAACTTCCTTTTCTACTGCCGCAAGTGCAAAGTGGAAATGCCTCGTTACGAAGATATCCTCTCGCACGTGTCGCAAGTGCACAGCGGACACACCTTCTTCACCGAACAAGAAGTTCCCGAGGAGCTCACCACCATCATCGACGACAAGCCGTCCACCAGCAGCGAAGTCACCCTGCACTCATCCTCTAAGACAACGGTTCAACCTGACACAGTAGAGGCACGCTCCTCAACAGCAGCTAAGACTTGGATGTGCAGGATGTGCGAGGACATCTTTGACTCGGAAGCAGCCGTCCGGAAACACTGCAGAGACGTGAGCAGTCACAGCTTTCAGAGATTCATTTGCGGCCACTGCCCACAGAAGTTCTTTAAAGAGTCCACCGTACGCAGACATTGTACGAATGAACACGACGGGCAGATAAAGAGCTCCCACTTCTGCGGCCTATGCGACAGCATGCGGTTCGAATCGGAAGGTGAGTTCTTGGAGCACTACAAGAGTCTTCACAGTAAGGACTACTACTGCATGGATGACGCTGAAGTCGTTCAGCCAACTGTTGCTGAAAGCACCAGTCAGCCTACTTGCTCGTGCCCGTGCATGGGTTCAGAGAAGAgcaaagaagaaatgaaagctATGTATACACAGTGTATGAGGAATCTGGCCGCTGATGGAAGATGTCAGTATGTGTGCGCTCCTTGTAGTCTATCTGTGCCCTCCTACGCGCAGATGAAGACTCACgtccacacaaaacacacagcctTAAACCTGGACAAGACCTTCGATGTAGAATGCAAAACTTGCCAGGAGAGTTTTACAGACGTTCCAAGTTTCCATAAACACTATCACTCCCGACACTGTGCGCTGGAACCTTGCATGAGCTCCAGGACCTGCAGGAAAGACGTGAAAGCAGAACCCACTGCTGTCAAAATACTCAACGCTGTGGAGATCAAACCAGAAACTAATG AGATTGAAGATGAAACACTGGTGAAGTTTTTGAACATGGagcaggaagagaaagagagcgaagCCAATGAAA ATGAGTCTAATGACGAGATGGATCAGGCACTGGCTGTGAGTGCAGAGGAAAGAGAGTCAGcag AGTTGGAAGAAGCTCTTAAAAGAAGCCTTTTGGAATTCTGA